The Longimicrobium sp. genomic sequence GCGAAGTCGGCGTACTGCACCGGCAGCTCCGGCAGCGGCGACGCCTCGCCGCGCGCGAACGCCTCGTAGAGCGTGGCCAGCTCGCCGGAAAGCACCCCCATGCTCCAGCCGTCGCTGACGACGTGGTGCATGGCCAGCACCAGCACGTGATCGTCCGCGCCCAGGCGCAGCAGCCGCGTACGGAAGAGCGGCCCCGCGATCAGGTCGAAGGGGCGCTGCGCCTCTTCCCGGGCGAGCCGGAGGGCCTCGGCTTCGCGCTCCTCCTCGGCGAGGCCGGACAGGTCGGTCACCTCCAGCCATGCCGCGCCGGCGGGGTGCACCACCTGGAAGGGCTCTCCCCCGGTCTCGCCGAAGGTGGTGCGCAGCGCCTCGTGTCGGCGCACCACCTCGCCCAGCGCGCGCTCCAGCACGCGCGCGTCCAGCGGTCCGCGGATCCGCAGCGCGGAGGGCATGTGGTAGGCGATGCTCCCCGGCTCCAGCTGCTCGATGAACCACAGCCGCTGCTGCGCGAACGACAGCGGCAGCGGCAAGCCGTCGCGCGGTGCCGGCACCAGCGGCGGGGCTCCGGCGCCGCCACGCGTCTCCGCCCGCACCACCTCCACGCGGCGCGCCAGCTCGGCCAGCGCCGGCGCCTCGAACACCGCCCGCAGCGGGACCTCCACCCCGAGCACCCCGGCGATCCGCGACGCCACGCGCGTGGCGAGCAGCGAGTGCCCTCCCAGGTCGAAGAAGTGGTCCCACCGCCCCACGCGCTCGATCCGCAGCACCTCTGCCCAGATCCCCGCCAGTGCCGACTCCACCTCCCCCACCGGCGCCTCGTAGGCCTGCCTCGCGTATGCCTCGCCCTCCGGCGCGGGCAGCGCCCGCTGGTCCACCTTGCCGTGCGGGGTCAGCGGAAGCTCCTCCAGCCGCACGTACGCCGCCGGCACCATGTGCCCCGGAAGAAGCTCCGCAAGGTGCGCCCGCATCGCCTCCGGCTCCACGCCCTCCGCGGCCACGTAGTACGCCACCAGCCGCTTCTCCCCATCCGCCTCCGCACGGACGACGACCGCCGCCTCACGGACGCCGGGGTGCCCGGCCAGCCGCGCCTCGATCTCGCCCGGCTCCACGCGGAAGCCGCGGATCTTGACCTGGAAGTCCGTCCGCCCCACGAACTCCAGCCCGCCCTCCGCACGCAGCCGCGCCCGGTCGCCCGAGCGGTACAAGCGCGCGCCCGGCTCGCCGAACGGGTCGGGGATGAACCGCTCCGCCGTCAGCCCGGGCCGCGCCAGGTACCCCCGCGCGACTGCCGGCCCGCCTATGCACAGCTCGCCCACCGCGCCCTCCGGCACCAGCTCCCCCCGGCCGTCCAGCAGGTAGACGCGCCGGTCGCCGACAGGCGTGCCGAGCGGGACGGAGGGCGCGTCGAAGTCCGCGGGGACGGGGTAGCAGGTGGCGAAGACCGTGGTCTCGCTGGGACCGTAGCCGTTGACCAGCCGCAGCCGGGGGTACAGCTCCAGCGCGCGGCGCACGTGCGGCACGCTCACCGCCTCGCCTCCGGTCATCACCTGCGCGACCCCTTCCAGGATCTCCGGCGCGGTGTCGACGATCAGGTTGAAGTACGCCGCCGTCAGCCACAGCGTGTTCACGCCGTGCCTGCGCACCTGCTCGCCGAGCAGCCCCGGCTCCGACGTCTGCCCCGGGTACAGGACGCACGTGCCGCCGGAGAGGATCGCCGGCCACAGCTCCAGCGTCAGCGCGTCCCACGAGACCGACGAGTGCTGCAGGACCACGGCGCCCTCGCCGAAGCGCGCGTACTCCGCGCCCTGGAAGAAGCCGGGGATGGCGCGGTGCGGCACCTCGGTCCCCTTGGGCAGGCCCGTGGAGCCCGAGGTGTAGATGACGTAGGCGAGGTTTTCGGGAGACGCGGCACGAGGTTCCGCGGTCCGTACGTCGTCACCCGCGTCGCTGTCGAGGAGCAGGACCTCCCCCGCGAACCCGGGGAGGCGGTCCCGCAGCCGCTCCTGCGCCAGCAGCAGCGTCGCGCCAGCATCGGCGAGGATATACGACAGCCGCTCGGCCGGGTACTGCGGGTCCAGCGGCACGTAGGCGCCGCCCGCCTTGAGGATGCCCAGGATGCCGACGACCATCTCCACCCCGCGCTCCACGCAGATCCCCACCCGCACCTCCGGCCCCGCGCCGAGCGCGGCCAGGCGCCGGGCGAGCGCGTCGGAGCGGCGGTCGAGCTCGGCGTAGGTCAGCGTCTCGTCCGCGTAGACCAGGGCCACTGCCTCCGGTGTGCGCCCGGCCTGCTCCGCGAACAGCTCGTGGATGCACTTGCGCGGGAACTCGGCGGTCGTGGGGTTCCAGTCCCGGAGCAGCCGATGCCGCTCCGCATCCGCCATCAGCGGGATGTCCAGGACGCGCCGGCCTGCATCGGCCGCGGCGGCTTCCAGCAGCAGTGCGTACGCCCCCGCCAGGCGCTCCAGCGTGGACGCGTCCCACAGCTCCTCACGCCAGGTGAACGCGACCTCCAGACCGCCCTCCTGCTCCACCACCATCACGTCCAGGTCGAACTTCGCCGCGCCACCGCCGACCGGGTAGAGCTCCACCTCCAGGCCGCTGAACGGCCGCGCGACGCCGCCGCCGTCGATGAGCGAGAACATCACCTGGAAGAGCGGCGTGTGGCTCAGGGAGCGCTCCACCTGCAGCTCTTCCACCAGGCGCTCGAACGGCACCTCCTGGTGCTGGTACGCCCCCAGCGTCCCCTCCCGCACCCGTCCCAGCAGCGCCTGGAACGACGGGTTGCCGGAGAGATCGGCGCGCAGCGCGAGCGTGTTGACGAAGAAACCGATCAGCCCCTCGGTCTCGCGCCGCGTCCGGTTGGCGATGGGCGTGCCGACGACCACGTCGTCCTGCCCCGACCAGCGCGCCAGCAGCAGGTCCAGCGCGGCGAGCAGCACCATGTACAGCGTGGCCCCCTCGCGCCTGGCCAGCGCCCGCACCCCCTCGGCCGTCTCGGGCGGGAGTGCGCGGTACACGCGACCGGCGCGGCTGTCCAGTGTCGCGGCGCGGGGATGGTCCGTGGGGAGCTCCAGGAGCGGGGGCGCGCCGGCCAGGCGCTCGCGCCACCAGGCGATCTGCCGCTCCAGGACTTCGCCGCTGAGCCAGGCGCGCTGCCAGACGGCGAAGTCGGCGTACTGCACCGGCAGCTCCGGCAGCGGCGATGCCTCGCCGCGCGCGAACGCCTCGTAGAGCGCGCCCAGCTCGCGGTCGAGCACCCCCATGCTCCAGCCGTCGCTGACGACGTGGTGCATGGCCAGCACCAGCACGTGATCGTCCTCCGCCAGGCGCAGCAGGCGGGTGCGCAGCAGCGGCCCGCGGCGCAGGTCGAAGAGGCGCTGCGCCTCTTCCCCGGCGAGCCGGAGAGCCTCGGCCTCGCGCTCCTCCGCGGCCAGGCTGGACAGGTCGGTCACCTCCAGGCGCGCCGTGCCGGTGGGGTGCACCACCTGGAAGGGCACTCCCTCGCTCTCGCCGAACGTGGTGCGCAGCGCCTCGTGCCGGCACACCACCTCGCCCAGCGCGCGCTCCAGCACGCGCGCGTCCAGCGGTCCGCGCAGTCGCAGCGCGGAGGGCATGTGATAGGCGGTGCTCCCCGGCTCCAGCTGCTCGATGAACCACAGTCGCTGCTGCGCGAAAGACAGAGGCAGCGGCGAGCCGTCCCGCGGCACCGGCACCAGCGGCGGGGCTGCGGCATCCGCAGCCGCCTCCGCCATGAGCGCCTCCACGCGGCCCGCCAGCTCCGCCAGCGTCGGCGCCTCGAACACCGCTCGCAGCGGCAGCTCGGTCCGGAACGCCTCCCGCACCCGCGAGACCAGCTGCGTCGCGAGCAGCGAGTGGCCGCCCAGGTCGAAGAAGTTGTCCTCCCCGCCGACCCGCTCCATCCCCAGCACCTGCGCCCAGATGCCCGCCATCCGCTCCTCGGCGGGGGTGCGCGGCGCAACGTACGTTTCCCCGCGCGAGCCGGGCGTGTCGGGCGCGGGCAGCGCCGCGCGGTCCACCTTGCCGTTGGGGGTAACCGGCAGCGCCTCCAGCACCACGAAGGCGTTCGGCACCATGTACTCCGGCAGCCGGGCGCGGGCGGCCTCGCGAAGCGCGGGGACCAGCGCGCGCATGCGGCGACCCCACTGCGGGTCGTTCGCGTACGCCTCCCAGGGCTGCTCCTCGTCCGGGTGTGCCGGGAAGGACGAGACCCCGCCGGCGGGATGGAAGAGCACGTCCAGCGTGCCGGCCGCGCCGGGGCGCACTTCCACGGCACGCCCCATCTCCTCGCCCAGCGCGAACAGCGCCTCGGGAGCGATCCCGCCTGCGTCCGCGGCCGCGAGGGAGCGCACGGCCGCCGCGCTGGCCGCTCCGCCGCCGGCCGATACCAGCTCGTACGCGCGGACGTGCTCCCGCACCCGCGCGTCGGGCACGCCGCGGACGAGCAGCGCCGGCGCGCTCCCTTCGATCCGCGCGCGCAGCCCGACGGTGTCCTCGCCATCCCACGGGTGGACGACGGGCTCCACCATCCCGGCGGGCTCCACGTCCAGGTGGAGGACGACGTCGTAGCGGAAGCGCGAGACCTCGTTGTCGTACTCGCCCCGCTTCACCTGCACTTCCACGCGGCCCAGGCGGGGCATCCGCGCCCGGAGAGCCTCGAACAGCGCCGGATCCACCAGCAGCTCCTGCTCCTCCGCCATCCCCCGCCGCACCCGCGCCTGCAGCTGCTCGATCGGCAGCCCCTCCGGCGCGCGGGCGAGTTCCACCGAGGCGTGGAACGCACCCGCCAGCGGCAGGCTGCGCACGTCGCCCACGAAGATCCGCCCACCCGGCCGCAGCGCCGCCGCAGCGCCTTCGAGGA encodes the following:
- a CDS encoding non-ribosomal peptide synthetase codes for the protein MAPVGVPGEVWISGGGVARGYLGRPELNAEKFVSIEGERAYRTGDRARWRTDGVLEFLGRTDEQVKVRGFRIEPGEVEAVLREQPGVREAVVLAREDAPGDRRLVAYVVPGAEVVETVGGGREQVAEWETLFDDTYAQDEGEDPTLALKGWNSSYTGEPIPREEMRAWVEDTTDRILALRPERVLEVGCGTGLLLFRVAPHTQAYHGTDFSGVALEHIRRHLAGLPQVTLAEREGDRLDDYAGAGFDTVVINSVAQYFPDVDYLLRVLEGAAAALRPGGRIFVGDVRSLPLAGAFHASVELARAPEGLPIEQLQARVRRGMAEEQELLVDPALFEALRARMPRLGRVEVQVKRGEYDNEVSRFRYDVVLHLDVEPAGMVEPVVHPWDGEDTVGLRARIEGSAPALLVRGVPDARVREHVRAYELVSAGGGAASAAAVRSLAAADAGGIAPEALFALGEEMGRAVEVRPGAAGTLDVLFHPAGGVSSFPAHPDEEQPWEAYANDPQWGRRMRALVPALREAARARLPEYMVPNAFVVLEALPVTPNGKVDRAALPAPDTPGSRGETYVAPRTPAEERMAGIWAQVLGMERVGGEDNFFDLGGHSLLATQLVSRVREAFRTELPLRAVFEAPTLAELAGRVEALMAEAAADAAAPPLVPVPRDGSPLPLSFAQQRLWFIEQLEPGSTAYHMPSALRLRGPLDARVLERALGEVVCRHEALRTTFGESEGVPFQVVHPTGTARLEVTDLSSLAAEEREAEALRLAGEEAQRLFDLRRGPLLRTRLLRLAEDDHVLVLAMHHVVSDGWSMGVLDRELGALYEAFARGEASPLPELPVQYADFAVWQRAWLSGEVLERQIAWWRERLAGAPPLLELPTDHPRAATLDSRAGRVYRALPPETAEGVRALARREGATLYMVLLAALDLLLARWSGQDDVVVGTPIANRTRRETEGLIGFFVNTLALRADLSGNPSFQALLGRVREGTLGAYQHQEVPFERLVEELQVERSLSHTPLFQVMFSLIDGGGVARPFSGLEVELYPVGGGAAKFDLDVMVVEQEGGLEVAFTWREELWDASTLERLAGAYALLLEAAAADAGRRVLDIPLMADAERHRLLRDWNPTTAEFPRKCIHELFAEQAGRTPEAVALVYADETLTYAELDRRSDALARRLAALGAGPEVRVGICVERGVEMVVGILGILKAGGAYVPLDPQYPAERLSYILADAGATLLLAQERLRDRLPGFAGEVLLLDSDAGDDVRTAEPRAASPENLAYVIYTSGSTGLPKGTEVPHRAIPGFFQGAEYARFGEGAVVLQHSSVSWDALTLELWPAILSGGTCVLYPGQTSEPGLLGEQVRRHGVNTLWLTAAYFNLIVDTAPEILEGVAQVMTGGEAVSVPHVRRALELYPRLRLVNGYGPSETTVFATCYPVPADFDAPSVPLGTPVGDRRVYLLDGRGELVPEGAVGELCIGGPAVARGYLARPGLTAERFIPDPFGEPGARLYRSGDRARLRAEGGLEFVGRTDFQVKIRGFRVEPGEIEARLAGHPGVREAAVVVRAEADGEKRLVAYYVAAEGVEPEAMRAHLAELLPGHMVPAAYVRLEELPLTPHGKVDQRALPAPEGEAYARQAYEAPVGEVESALAGIWAEVLRIERVGRWDHFFDLGGHSLLATRVASRIAGVLGVEVPLRAVFEAPALAELARRVEVVRAETRGGAGAPPLVPAPRDGLPLPLSFAQQRLWFIEQLEPGSIAYHMPSALRIRGPLDARVLERALGEVVRRHEALRTTFGETGGEPFQVVHPAGAAWLEVTDLSGLAEEEREAEALRLAREEAQRPFDLIAGPLFRTRLLRLGADDHVLVLAMHHVVSDGWSMGVLSGELATLYEAFARGEASPLPELPVQYADFAMWQRAWLSGEVLEREIAWWRERLEGAPPVLELPTDRARPAMPGPRAGHVFRVLPPETAERVRALARREGATLYMVLLAALDLLLARWSGQEDVVVGTPIANRTRRE